In Limibacter armeniacum, a single window of DNA contains:
- the sucC gene encoding ADP-forming succinate--CoA ligase subunit beta, whose protein sequence is MNIHEYQAKEILRKNNVAVPAGYVAETPEEAVNAAKKLAEEKGATAWVVKAQIHAGGRGKGGGVKVATSLEAVQEKAEQIIGMQLVTPQTGAEGKKVYKVLITEDVYYPGENEPKEYYMSVLLNRATGRNMIMYSTEGGMDIEEVAEKTPHLIFKEEIDPKVGIQGFQARRIAFNLGLSGKAFKEMVKFAVALYNAYEESDSDMFEINPVFKTSDDRILAVDAKVSLDDNALYRHKDLAEYRDITEEDPTEVEASEAGLNYVKLDGNVGCMVNGAGLAMATMDMIKLSGGDPANFLDVGGKANAQTVEAGFRIILKDPNVKAILINVFGGIVRCDRVANGVVEAYKNIGDINVPIIVRLQGTNAVEAAKIIDESGLKVTSAITLKEAADKVRAALA, encoded by the coding sequence ATGAACATACACGAATATCAGGCGAAAGAAATTCTGAGAAAGAATAACGTAGCGGTTCCTGCAGGTTATGTAGCAGAAACTCCTGAAGAAGCTGTAAACGCGGCGAAGAAACTGGCAGAAGAAAAAGGCGCAACTGCATGGGTTGTGAAAGCACAGATTCACGCTGGCGGCCGTGGAAAAGGCGGTGGTGTTAAAGTAGCAACAAGCCTAGAGGCAGTACAGGAGAAAGCTGAGCAAATTATCGGTATGCAACTGGTAACTCCTCAGACTGGCGCTGAAGGTAAAAAAGTATACAAGGTTCTGATCACTGAGGATGTTTACTACCCAGGTGAAAACGAGCCGAAAGAATATTACATGTCAGTATTGCTGAACAGAGCGACTGGTCGTAACATGATCATGTACTCTACTGAAGGTGGTATGGACATCGAGGAAGTTGCTGAAAAGACTCCTCACCTGATCTTCAAAGAAGAGATCGACCCGAAAGTTGGTATCCAAGGCTTCCAGGCTAGAAGAATCGCTTTCAATCTTGGTCTGTCAGGTAAGGCATTCAAGGAAATGGTGAAATTCGCTGTTGCACTTTACAATGCTTACGAAGAGTCTGACTCTGACATGTTCGAGATCAACCCTGTATTCAAGACTTCTGATGACAGAATCTTGGCAGTTGACGCAAAAGTAAGCTTGGACGACAACGCACTTTACCGTCACAAAGATTTGGCTGAGTACAGAGACATCACTGAAGAGGATCCTACTGAAGTAGAAGCTTCTGAAGCTGGTCTGAACTACGTGAAACTGGACGGTAACGTTGGCTGTATGGTTAACGGTGCTGGTCTTGCAATGGCAACAATGGATATGATTAAGCTTTCAGGTGGTGATCCTGCTAACTTCCTTGACGTAGGAGGTAAAGCAAACGCACAGACTGTAGAAGCTGGTTTCAGAATCATCCTGAAAGATCCTAACGTAAAAGCAATCCTTATCAACGTATTCGGTGGTATCGTAAGATGTGACCGTGTAGCGAATGGTGTAGTAGAGGCTTACAAGAATATCGGTGACATCAATGTTCCGATTATCGTAAGACTTCAAGGTACTAACGCTGTTGAAGCTGCTAAGATCATCGACGAGTCTGGATTGAAAGTAACTTCAGCTATCACGCTGAAAGAGGCAGCTGACAAAGTAAGAGCTGCACTAGCATAA
- the lpxK gene encoding tetraacyldisaccharide 4'-kinase — protein MNFLKGLLMPFAAIYDGVTAFRNTSFDKGWKKSVHFDVPVISVGNLTVGGTGKTPHIEYLIRLLKDQYRTGVLSRGYGRKTTGYILADEQATARSIGDEPMQFYAKFGTDVMVAVGEERALAIPQMLHEDESIKAILLDDAYQHRKVKRDLDILLTDYGRLFYQDFVLPAGRLRESRKGALRADIVIVSKCPDNLAAKERAVISQNIKRYTRADVPVLFTGIRYGKLQKLNESAPEVNSKNIVLVTGIAHSMRLKEDLRGRGYNIIEHLEFGDHYSYNRYSIKRIQDAYTQFSNRNAFILTTEKDAVKLMQDVHKESLKDIPVYYQPIEVYFLEGEEILSKKVMETVAAAEVEK, from the coding sequence ATGAACTTTTTGAAAGGATTACTGATGCCTTTTGCGGCAATATATGATGGGGTAACAGCCTTCCGAAACACGTCCTTTGACAAGGGATGGAAGAAGTCTGTTCATTTTGATGTTCCAGTTATTAGTGTTGGCAACCTGACCGTTGGTGGTACAGGTAAGACGCCACATATTGAATATCTGATAAGGCTGCTCAAGGATCAATACAGGACAGGAGTGCTAAGCAGGGGGTACGGAAGAAAGACGACAGGTTATATCTTGGCAGACGAACAAGCGACTGCCCGCTCGATAGGTGATGAGCCAATGCAGTTTTATGCAAAATTTGGTACAGATGTCATGGTGGCGGTTGGAGAAGAAAGAGCTTTAGCAATTCCACAGATGCTCCATGAGGACGAAAGTATCAAGGCAATATTGCTTGACGATGCCTACCAACATAGAAAAGTAAAAAGGGATCTGGATATTCTTCTGACAGATTATGGGCGTTTATTCTATCAGGATTTTGTGCTACCTGCGGGTAGGTTAAGGGAAAGTAGGAAAGGAGCACTACGTGCAGATATTGTCATAGTCTCAAAATGTCCGGATAACTTAGCAGCTAAAGAAAGAGCAGTAATCTCTCAAAACATCAAAAGATACACAAGGGCTGATGTGCCAGTCTTATTTACAGGAATCCGCTACGGGAAACTGCAAAAATTGAATGAGAGTGCGCCAGAAGTCAATAGCAAAAATATTGTACTTGTAACAGGAATTGCCCATTCCATGCGATTGAAAGAAGATTTGAGGGGGAGAGGTTACAATATCATTGAGCACTTGGAGTTTGGAGACCACTACAGCTACAACCGCTATTCAATCAAGCGAATACAGGATGCTTATACCCAGTTTTCCAACAGAAATGCATTTATCCTGACCACTGAGAAAGATGCTGTGAAACTGATGCAGGATGTACACAAAGAAAGTTTGAAAGACATTCCAGTTTATTATCAGCCAATTGAAGTCTATTTTCTTGAAGGTGAAGAAATTCTGAGTAAGAAAGTGATGGAAACAGTGGCAGCAGCTGAAGTGGAAAAGTAA
- a CDS encoding 2,3,4,5-tetrahydropyridine-2,6-dicarboxylate N-succinyltransferase, producing the protein MTNQELIEKAWDDRSLLKDEATIKAIKDTVDALDKGTLRVAEPAGDDWKVNEWVKKAVIMFFPLAEMETIKVGPFEFHDKIPLKENYAEKGVRVVPHAIARYGSFVNKGVIMMPSYVNIGAYVDSGTMVDTWATVGSCAQIGKDVHLSGGVGIGGVLEPVQAAPVIIEDGAFIGSRCILVEGVRVGKEAVLGANVTITASSKIIDVTGDEPVEYKGYVPPRSVVIPGSITKKFAAGEYQVGCALIIGKRKESTDKKTSLNDALRENNVSV; encoded by the coding sequence ATGACAAATCAAGAACTGATTGAAAAAGCGTGGGATGACCGCTCGCTACTGAAAGATGAGGCTACTATCAAAGCAATCAAAGACACTGTAGATGCATTGGACAAAGGTACTTTGAGAGTAGCAGAACCCGCAGGAGACGACTGGAAAGTAAACGAATGGGTGAAGAAAGCCGTGATCATGTTCTTCCCGCTTGCGGAAATGGAAACGATCAAAGTGGGACCATTCGAATTCCACGACAAAATTCCTTTGAAGGAAAACTATGCAGAGAAAGGTGTAAGAGTTGTACCTCACGCAATTGCTAGATACGGTTCATTCGTAAACAAAGGTGTGATCATGATGCCTTCGTATGTAAACATTGGTGCATACGTTGACTCTGGTACAATGGTGGATACTTGGGCGACCGTAGGTAGCTGTGCACAAATCGGTAAAGACGTACACCTGAGTGGTGGTGTTGGTATCGGTGGTGTATTGGAGCCTGTTCAGGCTGCTCCTGTTATCATCGAGGATGGCGCATTTATCGGATCAAGATGTATCTTGGTAGAAGGTGTTAGAGTAGGTAAAGAAGCTGTATTGGGTGCTAACGTAACCATTACTGCCAGCTCTAAGATTATTGACGTGACTGGTGACGAGCCTGTTGAATACAAAGGTTATGTTCCTCCAAGATCAGTAGTAATCCCTGGTAGCATCACTAAAAAATTCGCTGCTGGCGAATATCAAGTAGGATGTGCACTGATTATCGGTAAGAGAAAAGAAAGCACAGACAAAAAGACATCACTGAATGATGCTTTGAGAGAAAATAATGTTTCTGTTTAA
- a CDS encoding Dabb family protein, translating into MINHTVLFKIKPEASEAQVKQMIDNLLALKNEITEIEAIHIGENFSDRSQGHDLMLYTLFKDKDALGKYAVHPAHVAVLEQDIKPILAGITVGDIEF; encoded by the coding sequence ATGATCAACCATACCGTACTTTTCAAAATCAAGCCAGAGGCAAGTGAAGCACAAGTAAAGCAGATGATAGACAACCTGCTTGCCCTTAAAAATGAAATTACTGAAATCGAAGCCATCCATATTGGCGAGAATTTTTCTGACCGCTCACAAGGTCATGACCTGATGCTTTATACACTATTCAAGGACAAGGACGCGTTGGGCAAATATGCTGTACACCCAGCCCACGTTGCTGTACTTGAGCAAGATATCAAGCCTATTTTGGCTGGAATCACAGTTGGTGACATTGAATTTTAA
- a CDS encoding AMP-binding protein — protein MMQQLIIKGKSISFNDIQKGNFDTSHYDKYSQDAIHFCHEWLNGIETFTITTSGSTGKPKLIQLTRKQMQASASSTGKALGLQEGDHAFCCLNTNYIAGMMMLVRAMEIGMDITVEEPSGNPLEQFSVQDRFDFLSMVPMQVQATLQSDKLTSIMDNSKALIIGGAPASLELEELIKHKLQHIAVYATYGMTETVSHIALRQINGSTPSAAYKTLDGVELGQDDRGCLTIKAPMSNDELLFTNDLVELISADQFIWLGRYDNVINSGGVKVQAEKVEKAIESYLIEVGDSTPFFVAGIPDTRLGEKVVIFAEQQFPALDKKMLTHLSEILKTYELPKEVILVDEFEKTETQKVSRRKTIELYIQQNSL, from the coding sequence ATGATGCAGCAATTAATCATAAAAGGTAAAAGCATATCCTTTAACGATATCCAAAAAGGAAACTTTGATACAAGTCATTATGATAAATACAGCCAAGATGCCATTCATTTTTGCCATGAATGGTTAAATGGAATAGAAACATTTACCATCACAACGTCAGGCTCAACAGGTAAACCAAAACTTATTCAACTAACCCGAAAACAAATGCAGGCAAGTGCCTCAAGTACTGGAAAAGCATTAGGGTTACAAGAAGGAGATCATGCATTCTGCTGCCTCAATACAAATTATATTGCTGGGATGATGATGCTGGTCCGTGCCATGGAAATAGGGATGGATATTACAGTAGAAGAGCCTAGCGGAAACCCGCTTGAACAGTTTTCTGTACAGGATAGGTTTGATTTTCTCTCAATGGTTCCGATGCAGGTACAAGCAACTTTGCAAAGTGACAAGCTTACCAGCATTATGGATAATTCAAAGGCGCTAATTATAGGAGGTGCACCAGCTTCCTTGGAACTGGAAGAGTTGATCAAGCATAAACTCCAACATATAGCTGTATATGCAACCTATGGTATGACTGAGACTGTTTCTCATATTGCATTGAGGCAGATCAATGGTTCAACACCTTCAGCTGCTTACAAAACACTAGACGGGGTTGAGTTAGGACAAGACGATCGTGGTTGTCTGACGATTAAAGCCCCCATGAGCAATGATGAGTTACTCTTTACGAATGACTTGGTTGAGTTGATCTCTGCTGATCAGTTTATTTGGCTAGGCAGGTATGATAATGTGATTAATTCAGGAGGGGTAAAGGTTCAGGCAGAAAAAGTAGAAAAAGCCATTGAAAGCTATTTAATTGAAGTAGGAGATTCCACTCCATTTTTTGTGGCAGGTATTCCAGATACTAGATTAGGTGAAAAGGTTGTCATATTTGCAGAACAGCAATTTCCAGCCCTTGACAAAAAAATGCTCACACATCTTTCTGAAATACTTAAAACATATGAACTTCCTAAGGAGGTGATTCTGGTAGATGAATTTGAAAAAACAGAAACACAGAAGGTTAGCAGGCGAAAAACAATAGAACTTTATATTCAACAGAACAGCCTTTAA
- a CDS encoding DEAD/DEAH box helicase produces the protein MKFDRYRLDERILKSLTEERMIRATDIQHKAIPHILGGDDLLGIAQTGTGKTAAFAIPVLHKLINGKRKKGLRVLVMVPTRELAKQNADAFRMIGKHTRVKTTAIFGGVEQESQINTLKNGTDVLVATPGRMFDLISQGYITFDAVETLVVDEADQMLAHGFLEDIKQLMRHLPKVRQTLFFSATIDKEIKKLAYKLISQNAIRIEIAPESPISKNVEHCLAEVTMDEKRFYLEQLINEHPDSKMMVFVRTKVRAERVKKAMERVGIESETIHGDKEQTERLASLKAFREGKSRVLISTDVAARGIDIKGVEIVVNYDMPDVMENYVHRVGRTGRGEARGLAVSLCSDEEKDLVKEIEEFLGHVIPKLKKEDVHYDTILEKGREKENDWRSVIKEIELFEEEQKERKKKKKNRKKLKK, from the coding sequence ATGAAATTTGACAGGTACAGATTAGACGAACGTATCCTGAAGTCCTTGACAGAGGAAAGGATGATCAGGGCAACAGATATACAGCATAAAGCAATCCCCCATATTTTGGGTGGTGATGACTTGCTTGGTATTGCACAAACCGGTACAGGTAAAACAGCGGCCTTTGCCATTCCTGTGCTGCACAAGCTGATAAACGGGAAAAGAAAAAAGGGTCTTAGGGTGTTGGTGATGGTGCCAACCCGTGAGCTTGCTAAGCAGAATGCCGATGCTTTCAGAATGATAGGAAAGCATACAAGAGTAAAGACAACTGCCATTTTTGGTGGTGTAGAACAAGAATCGCAGATCAACACGCTGAAAAATGGTACAGACGTACTGGTAGCAACTCCAGGACGTATGTTTGACCTGATTAGTCAGGGATATATCACATTTGATGCGGTAGAAACATTGGTAGTCGATGAGGCTGACCAGATGTTGGCACATGGCTTCTTGGAAGATATCAAGCAGCTGATGCGTCACCTGCCGAAGGTACGTCAGACATTGTTCTTCTCTGCGACCATTGATAAAGAGATCAAGAAACTGGCCTACAAGCTGATTTCTCAGAATGCCATCCGAATTGAAATTGCCCCAGAAAGCCCAATTTCTAAGAATGTTGAGCACTGTTTGGCTGAGGTAACGATGGATGAAAAACGTTTTTACCTTGAACAGCTGATCAATGAGCATCCTGACAGTAAAATGATGGTTTTCGTTCGAACAAAAGTGAGGGCGGAACGTGTCAAGAAAGCGATGGAGCGTGTCGGAATTGAATCTGAAACGATTCATGGTGACAAGGAGCAAACAGAAAGATTAGCTTCATTGAAAGCATTCAGGGAAGGAAAATCAAGAGTCCTGATTTCTACAGATGTCGCCGCAAGGGGTATTGATATCAAGGGTGTTGAGATCGTAGTCAATTATGACATGCCTGACGTTATGGAAAACTATGTTCACCGTGTAGGACGTACGGGACGTGGTGAAGCCAGAGGTCTAGCTGTATCACTTTGCAGTGACGAAGAAAAGGACTTGGTGAAGGAAATTGAGGAGTTCTTAGGTCACGTAATTCCAAAACTGAAGAAAGAGGATGTTCACTATGATACAATCCTTGAAAAAGGTAGGGAAAAAGAAAATGATTGGCGTTCGGTTATAAAGGAAATTGAGCTTTTTGAAGAGGAGCAAAAAGAACGCAAAAAGAAAAAGAAAAATAGAAAGAAACTGAAAAAGTAA
- a CDS encoding DEAD/DEAH box helicase → MRFDEFELNESLMDGVFSMGFNEATPIQELAIPVILENKDLIACAQTGTGKTAAYLLPTLHKIQEANLDQSRIHTVIIVPTRELALQIDQQLQGFSYFTSVSSIAVYGGGDSGAFSTQRNALKKGADVVVATPGKLISQLRSGGIDFSHMKQLILDEADRMLDMGFLDDILEITSYMPKERQTLLFSATMPPKIRKLASQTLNNPEEINIAISKPAAGVTQGAFLVHDKQKVGIIQFLLQDDDIESTVIFTSTKKAVKEVRDALAKAGLKVEGISSDLDQSEREEVLRLFRAGKVRILVATDVISRGIDIDTIELVINYDVPNDPEDYVHRVGRTARANREGEAITLINTVDQQKFSKIEELIGNEIRKVPNPKEIGEGPEYAPDKRPARRSFPSKNRNNGGSSKHGENKRKYTKKPTHKKPSSHKPKGKSSEN, encoded by the coding sequence TTGAGATTTGACGAATTTGAGCTGAATGAAAGCCTGATGGATGGGGTTTTCAGCATGGGCTTCAATGAAGCTACCCCGATACAGGAACTGGCGATACCAGTGATACTCGAGAACAAGGATCTGATAGCCTGTGCACAAACAGGTACAGGCAAAACAGCTGCTTACTTACTACCTACCCTGCACAAGATTCAGGAAGCCAATCTGGATCAGTCACGCATTCACACAGTCATCATCGTACCTACCCGTGAGCTTGCCTTACAGATTGACCAACAGTTGCAAGGATTTTCATACTTCACTTCTGTGTCTTCTATTGCAGTTTATGGAGGTGGTGACAGTGGTGCATTCTCGACCCAAAGAAATGCATTGAAAAAAGGGGCTGACGTTGTGGTTGCCACTCCTGGTAAATTGATTTCACAATTGAGATCAGGAGGAATTGATTTTTCACACATGAAGCAACTTATTCTGGATGAGGCGGACAGGATGTTGGACATGGGATTTCTGGATGACATTCTTGAAATCACGAGTTATATGCCAAAAGAAAGGCAAACGTTGCTTTTTTCTGCTACTATGCCTCCTAAGATCAGGAAACTGGCATCTCAAACACTCAATAACCCTGAAGAAATCAATATTGCCATCTCCAAGCCTGCAGCCGGTGTAACCCAAGGTGCATTTTTGGTACATGACAAGCAAAAGGTTGGCATTATCCAATTCCTACTTCAGGATGATGACATTGAGAGTACAGTGATTTTTACCTCTACCAAAAAGGCGGTAAAAGAAGTAAGAGATGCGCTTGCGAAAGCAGGACTTAAGGTGGAAGGAATCAGTTCAGACCTTGACCAATCAGAACGAGAAGAAGTACTGAGATTATTCCGAGCTGGAAAAGTAAGAATCCTGGTTGCTACTGATGTTATCTCAAGGGGTATTGATATCGACACAATCGAGTTGGTAATCAATTACGATGTACCGAATGACCCTGAAGATTATGTTCACAGAGTGGGTAGAACAGCCAGAGCAAACCGTGAAGGAGAAGCCATTACGCTGATCAATACCGTGGATCAACAGAAGTTTTCTAAGATTGAAGAGCTGATTGGTAATGAAATCAGAAAGGTTCCTAACCCAAAAGAAATTGGCGAAGGACCAGAATACGCTCCCGATAAAAGACCTGCACGTAGAAGTTTCCCGTCCAAAAACAGGAATAACGGAGGTAGTTCAAAACACGGAGAAAATAAGAGGAAATACACCAAAAAGCCTACACACAAGAAGCCTTCATCTCATAAACCAAAGGGAAAGTCTTCTGAAAATTAG
- a CDS encoding TrmH family RNA methyltransferase encodes MNKRWIKETRGLQLKKNRKKSGLFIVEGRKSVLELMNSDIQLEALFYTQKYAEEFESHHNFHKVPVKEVSTETALTQAGSLKVNDAAIAVAHIPQEADTTPENEIVLALDDVRDPGNLGTIIRIADWYGIKKIICSHESADVYNPKVISATMGSFTRIQVSYVDLPAYLDKHQSLPIYGAFMEGENIYQTKISAPAIVVMGNESNGISEVTSDKINKKITIPRIGQAESLNVAIATAIICDNVARHI; translated from the coding sequence GTGAATAAACGTTGGATCAAAGAGACAAGAGGACTTCAGCTCAAAAAAAACCGTAAAAAGTCGGGACTGTTTATCGTGGAAGGTAGAAAGAGTGTTTTGGAGTTGATGAACTCTGATATACAGTTAGAAGCGCTCTTTTATACCCAAAAGTATGCTGAAGAATTTGAATCGCACCACAACTTCCATAAAGTTCCTGTAAAGGAAGTGTCAACAGAAACGGCACTTACGCAAGCAGGATCTCTTAAGGTAAATGATGCTGCTATTGCTGTAGCGCATATCCCGCAGGAAGCAGACACGACACCTGAAAATGAAATTGTTTTGGCTTTGGATGATGTCAGAGATCCAGGAAACCTCGGAACCATTATTCGCATAGCAGACTGGTATGGCATCAAAAAAATCATCTGCTCACATGAATCTGCCGATGTTTACAACCCAAAAGTGATCTCGGCAACCATGGGATCGTTTACCAGAATTCAAGTAAGCTATGTAGACTTGCCAGCCTACCTTGATAAGCACCAGAGTCTCCCTATATATGGCGCTTTCATGGAAGGTGAAAATATATACCAGACAAAGATAAGTGCACCAGCAATCGTAGTCATGGGGAATGAATCGAATGGAATATCAGAGGTCACTTCCGATAAAATCAATAAAAAAATTACGATTCCTAGAATTGGACAAGCAGAGTCTTTGAACGTTGCAATAGCCACTGCAATCATCTGTGACAACGTTGCAAGGCACATTTAG
- a CDS encoding outer membrane beta-barrel protein: MKRIIFAVLAMLLMTTAAQAQLKFGIKGGLNSSNIKFDDITFSDGAGKITEGESVTGYHLGLQAQVKIPIIGIYVQPELLYTKMGGKISVEELGSTSSFQAFNEELSIQRLDVPIMIGWRFGAGPIGFRPYLGPVASIMLKDGLKDFAQRMTQETSETFEAESKGATWGYQVGAGVDLWKLSADVRYEGSFSGFAKDVAGQFANEDKFDSRTSQVVVSVGYWF, encoded by the coding sequence ATGAAGAGAATTATTTTTGCCGTACTAGCTATGCTGTTAATGACTACAGCAGCTCAAGCACAATTAAAATTCGGTATCAAAGGTGGTCTTAACTCCTCTAATATCAAGTTTGACGACATTACGTTTAGCGACGGTGCTGGTAAAATTACAGAAGGTGAATCAGTAACAGGTTATCACTTGGGTCTGCAAGCACAGGTTAAGATCCCTATTATTGGTATCTACGTTCAACCTGAATTGCTTTATACTAAAATGGGTGGTAAAATCAGTGTAGAAGAACTAGGTTCCACTTCCTCATTTCAGGCATTTAACGAGGAGCTTTCAATCCAACGTCTGGATGTACCGATCATGATTGGTTGGAGATTTGGTGCTGGACCAATCGGCTTCAGACCATACTTAGGCCCTGTTGCAAGCATTATGCTGAAAGATGGACTTAAAGATTTTGCTCAAAGAATGACTCAAGAAACTTCAGAAACATTTGAAGCAGAGTCAAAAGGAGCTACTTGGGGCTATCAGGTAGGTGCTGGTGTTGACCTTTGGAAATTGAGCGCTGATGTTCGTTACGAAGGTAGCTTCAGTGGATTTGCGAAAGATGTAGCTGGTCAATTTGCGAACGAAGATAAGTTTGACTCAAGAACATCTCAAGTGGTTGTATCAGTTGGGTACTGGTTCTAA
- a CDS encoding OmpA family protein has translation MRIILKLSVLLCLALVITTSCTEDKPKKQTPLKAEVKPKPKPKPYKTAEETISSWVIPYTISATRAPETSPVYDQIIEELNRDNSLYLKVIGHTCEIGFEYKNDKLGKERAQAIYDRLIELGVDSDRIEVETAGESNPVADNSTEEGREENRRVTFRRF, from the coding sequence ATGAGAATAATCTTAAAACTATCTGTATTGCTATGCCTTGCTTTGGTGATCACAACAAGTTGTACTGAGGACAAGCCCAAAAAGCAAACACCACTCAAAGCAGAAGTAAAACCTAAACCTAAGCCCAAACCTTACAAAACCGCTGAAGAAACCATCTCAAGTTGGGTAATTCCTTACACGATCTCTGCCACAAGAGCACCTGAGACTTCCCCTGTTTATGACCAGATCATTGAAGAGCTCAACCGTGACAACTCTTTGTATCTTAAGGTCATTGGGCATACATGTGAGATCGGATTTGAATATAAAAATGACAAGCTAGGAAAAGAAAGAGCGCAAGCCATCTATGACAGACTTATCGAACTGGGGGTTGACAGCGACCGAATTGAGGTTGAAACAGCAGGAGAAAGCAATCCTGTAGCAGATAATTCTACTGAAGAAGGTAGAGAAGAAAACCGTAGAGTTACATTCCGAAGATTTTAA
- a CDS encoding DNA polymerase III subunit gamma/tau — MDNFVVSARKYRPNTFDSVVGQEHITGTLKNAVKSSKLAQAFLFCGPRGVGKTTTARILAKTINCENLNEACEPCNECPSCSSFNKNASYNIIELDAASNNSVDDIRALIEQVRYAPPAGKKKVYIIDEVHMLSTAAFNAFLKTLEEPPSYAIFILATTEKHKIIPTILSRCQIFDFNRIQIADMVRQLQRIAQNESVQAEEAALHLISQKADGGMRDALSLFDMIVTFSPDRHVTYQTAIQNLHILDYDYYFRVTDAISAENMAETLVIFDEILRNGFDGHNFIVGLCEHFRNLLVCKDTSTVQLLEVAQEVRERYTQQAKDIPVSLLMSALNIGNQCDLHYKSSKNQRLHVELALMKMVHLRKAISLAHLEQGKKKVV; from the coding sequence ATGGATAATTTCGTTGTATCTGCCCGCAAATACAGACCTAACACTTTTGACTCTGTCGTAGGACAAGAGCATATTACAGGCACATTGAAAAATGCCGTGAAAAGCAGCAAGCTTGCACAGGCCTTTCTTTTCTGTGGTCCTCGTGGTGTGGGCAAAACTACCACTGCCCGAATTCTGGCAAAAACAATCAACTGCGAAAACCTCAATGAGGCTTGTGAGCCTTGTAATGAGTGTCCATCGTGTTCTAGCTTCAACAAGAATGCCTCATATAATATTATAGAGCTTGATGCTGCCTCCAACAACTCAGTGGACGACATTCGTGCGCTGATTGAGCAGGTACGCTACGCTCCTCCCGCAGGCAAAAAGAAAGTGTATATCATTGATGAGGTGCACATGCTTTCTACTGCGGCTTTCAATGCTTTCCTGAAGACATTGGAAGAACCACCTTCATATGCCATCTTTATTCTGGCTACAACAGAGAAACACAAGATTATCCCAACCATTCTGTCTCGTTGTCAAATTTTTGACTTCAACCGTATTCAGATTGCTGATATGGTCAGACAGTTGCAGCGAATTGCTCAGAATGAAAGTGTACAAGCTGAAGAAGCTGCCCTTCACTTGATTTCACAAAAAGCGGATGGTGGTATGCGTGATGCCTTGTCACTTTTTGATATGATTGTTACGTTCTCACCTGACAGGCACGTAACCTATCAAACAGCCATTCAGAACCTCCATATCCTGGACTATGATTATTACTTCAGAGTAACGGATGCAATCTCTGCTGAGAATATGGCTGAAACGCTGGTAATCTTTGATGAGATTCTCAGAAACGGTTTTGACGGGCACAACTTTATAGTTGGACTTTGTGAGCACTTCCGAAACCTGCTGGTATGTAAAGACACTTCTACTGTACAACTATTGGAAGTTGCACAAGAGGTGCGTGAGCGCTACACACAACAGGCAAAAGATATACCTGTTTCCCTGTTGATGTCAGCATTGAATATTGGCAACCAATGTGATCTACACTACAAGAGCAGCAAGAACCAGCGTCTACACGTTGAACTTGCCTTAATGAAGATGGTACATCTTCGAAAAGCCATCAGCCTTGCTCATTTGGAGCAGGGAAAAAAAAAAGTAGTGTAA